In Bradyrhizobium sp. 200, the sequence CGCAACGAGGCTGTCCGATTGAAAGACGACGGGCTTGACTACATTCAGATCGGTCGCGAACTCGATGTGACGACCATCGCCGCGCGTGACCTGTGTATGCAGCATCAGCAGTTTGCCAAACGGCAATCGGGATTGTCCGATGTGCCGCGGTTGCCGCACAGGGTAATCCAACTGTTTCTGAACGGGCGCTATGCAAACCTCATCGGCCAGACAGTTTCCATCCGCACCAGGTATCTGGCCGATATCGCTTCATTGTACTCGAAGAGCGACTTGTTGTGCGAGCAGGGCATCGGGCGCCTCACCGTGGCCCGCATCGAGCAGCGGCTGGCGGCGCAGGATCGGCGCTTTCGCGCGCCCGATGAAACACTTGCCGAAGTGATCTGCCGATTTCGCCCCCGTCCGGCACGGAGCGCCATGCACCGGGCCTCCCGCGCCATGCTCCAGAGCGAAGCTCTTCTTATTGACGGAATTGCGGGATTCGAGGTCTGACATGCCGCGCATGAACACTCGGTTGGTGCTGCGGCACGGACGGGTGCCATTCCCTCGATGACAGAGTGCGAACTGAGGCGCCCAATTCGACGAAAGGTCTCGGTTCGGCTCGTGCTGCTTGGAGCCTATCTAAACATCCGCAGTTGTGAAACGCCTGAGGCACTATTAGAGAGAAGGCAGGTTGGGCCCTCGCGGTAGCTGCCTGTCGAGTAATCCAGGCTTCGACGTCCGGGCAGGGATGAGCGGGACCAGCACTTATTGTGAGGACCGCGCGTGCGATGAACATCGCGTGCGGGGAACGTGATTTGCGCGACCTTTTCGCAATCCTGCAATCGGCCCGCGCCAGTCGTCCGGTGGAGCGCTTGACGTGAAGGGGAGCGATAGCCGCAGTGTGATTTTTCTCGCACATCGTGCAGCTCTGATCGAATATGCGACACCAATTCTCGGCTCCCGCGAGACGGCCGAGGATATCGTGCAGGAAGCATTCCTCAAATTCGTGCCGCCCCGGCCGGCAGCCGACGCGCCCGAGCAGCCTGCAGCCTATCTCTACCGCATCGTCCGCAATCTTTCGCTCGATCTCCTGCGGCGCAAGAAGCTCGAAAGCCGGGATCCGCTCGACGAAACGTCCTATTGGGCGATGCCGCGTCCCGAGGCCTCGCCGGAACAGAGCGCCTTGTTGCGCGACGACATCCGCCAGATCGCTGCGATGCTCGCTGAAATGCCGACAGAAACCAGGATCGCCGTCGAAATGCACCGTTTTGGAGGGCACAAGCTTCAGGACATTGCGGCGCATCTCGGTCTCTCGGTCGCAACAGTGCACCGGATGATCCATACGGCCCTGGTGGATATCGCGAAGCGGACCGGCCGCGAGCAAACGTGACATAATTCTCCCGATGTGAAAAAGAATCCCGACTTGTTCGTCTATTCAAGGCAGGCGAGACATGGATCGCCTGCTCTGGGGATAGGGCTCGGGACGAGGATCACGGGATGTCGCTGAATGGGAATGGAGGCAAGCCCGAAGCCCTGTTGGACGAGGCGGCGGACTGGCTGCTGCGTCTTCGGGAAGCGGCGGGTGATCCGCGCGTACGGGATGACTTCAGCGCCTGGATTTCACGCTCCAGCGAGCACCATGCTGCGTGGCACCGCGTCCGGGAAAGCTGGCATCTGCTGGGCGAGGGAAAGCCTGTGTACGAGCACGTCTGGCGGCCACGGCCGCTGCAGGCGCCGTCAATTGGTGTCGGCAAGGGACCCCGCGTTCGGCCCGGAAATCATTCGCGCGTGACGCGGCGGCGATGGCAGTGGGCGGCGACCACCTCAGCCATTGGTCTGGCTGCCTGTCTGCTTGTCGTTGTCGTCCCTTCGCTTCTCTTGCGGCTGGAAGCGGACCATCTCACCACGACCGCACAAAGCCGGCTGGTAACGCTCGAAGATGGTACCACCGTCTATCTCGCCGCTGACAGCGCCATCAAGACGGACTTTTCGGCAAATCGGCGTCAGGTCCGTTTGCTGGCGGGGGAGGCGTTCTTTGATGTGATCCGCAATCCGGGGCGACCGTTCGTCGTCGATGCGAGCGGTGTGAAGGTTGAGGTGACGGGAACGGCCTTCGATGTCCGCCTCTCGTCGTCGGCGACGCAAGTAGAGCTCGCACGGGGCGCGGTCGGTGTCTCCTTCGACGCGGCCCAGCGCGGGTCCCTTGCCAGGCTGGCTCCGGGCCAGATGCTGGTCGTCGATCGCAAATCGGGCGCGATGACAAAGAGCGATATCGCGCCTGAGGATATTGGCGCCTGGCGCGAAGGGAGATTGTTCGTCAACGATGCAACGATTGGCGCCGTCGTCGAACAGATACAGCGCTATCACACCGCATGGATCGCCGTTCCGGACGTCACGCTGGCGCAGCAGACAGTCACCGGCCTGTATGACCTGCGCGACCCCGACCGCGCGCTGCGCGCGTTGGTGCAACCGTACGGTGGCAAGATTCGCGAGGTCTCCCGCTTCGCTCGCATTGTTTCGCGACTTTGAGTCGAATCTAAACTGCGAAGCCGTTTCTCGCGCTGAACGCGCGACAATCTTGAAAAAAACTATCGAGCCGATCGTCTTTAGTCGGGAAGCGCATTTCGAAAAAGAAAAATGCGCGGCGGCAGACTAGGGTACGGGGCTGTAATGTGCGTTTCGAAGGCGACTATATTCAACGAAATCAATGAAAGAGCTGCAAACGTTGTACACATTGCGTGCCTTCTTGCGGCGATAGTTGCGGCGGACGGCGCCTCGCGTGCATTCGCGCAGGCGTCGCCCGGCTCTGGACTGGTTCAAGTCCAGGGTGATGACGCAGCGGCGCCACGAAACTTCAATATTCCCGCGCAGCCGCTCGGTCTTGCGCTCAATGTCTTCGGCCGCCAGTCCGGCCTGCAGGTGACATTGTCCGCTGCAACCTCGCGCGGCCTGACCTCCAATGCCGTCAACGGCAGCTTTACCCCGGAGCAGGCGCTATCGCTCATGTTGCAAAACACGGGTGTCGCGTTTCGGGTCACCGCGGATCGCACAGCGGTTATCGGGGCGACGACCTCACCGGCCACAGAGGTATACGTCCCCGGCGCAACCCAGCTCGATCCACTGGTGATATCGGGCGGCCGGAATGCCATTTCGGGGGCCGGGTACCAGGGGACGCCGGACTGGGTCTATGAGACGCCGGCGGCCGTCAGCGTCATTTCGCGCGAGGCGATCGAGAACAGCCCAACCCGCAACGCCCGCGACCTGCTTGACAACGTCGCCGGCGTTTATGCCAACCGCTCGGAAGCGCAGAACCCGGGCATCAGCGTCAATATCCGTGGCCTTCAGGACCAGGATCGCATCGCCACCATGATCGATGGCGCGCGGCAAAGTTTTCAGCGCAGTGCGCATGGCGCCACGCAGCGCACCTATGTCGATACGGCCTTTATTCGTGCCGTCGACATCGAGAAAAGCACGACCTCCGGTGTCGGCAGCGCGGGCGCGCTGGGCGGTTCGGTTAATTTCCGAACCCTTCTGGCTGAGGACCTGATCGCACCGGGTAAGCAGTACGGCGGTCAGGTCAACCTGACCACCGGGACCAACCAGTTCAATTTCGACGGCTCGACGGCGGCCGCGGTGCGCCTGTCCGACCGGTTTTCCGTTCTCGGCGGCATCAGCTACAAGAATATCGGTGCCTACGACGTCGGCAAGAACGGAACCATCAATAGCGCCGCCACCTATGCCGGGGACGTGTTGCTGTTCTCCGGCCAGGAGGTCCGCTCCTCCATTCTGAAAACCGAAGCCCAGGTTACGGAAGACGTCAAGCTCACGCTTGGATGGGTGCGGAACGATTCCAGGTTCAACACCGGTAACTACGATTTCGCGGGGAGCCAAGGCAACCTGCAGAAGGCGACCGAAGATGTCGTCAATAACACTTACACGTCCGCGCTCGATTGGAAGCCGGGCAGCGAACTGATCGATCTGAAGGCCCGCTTCTATTACAACAACATCAGGAACAACAAGGTCGAGGAGGGCTCGGTCCTGTCGGCGGGACCGTCGAACTACGTCATGGGGACGCTCGGCGGCAGCGTCGAGAACACCAGTCGCTTCGACACCGCTGTGGGAGCGCTGGCTCTCAACTACGGCATGGAAGCCTTCAGCGACGACGGCAAGACCGTTCTCACGCGTGGCTATGTAGCCAACGGCATCGATTACTCGAACACACTTTCGGGCGGCACGCCGAGCGGCAAGCGCGATATCGTCAGTGGTTTCGGCAGCGCGAAGTATACACCTACCGATTGGCTGACCGTTTCAGGTGGCCTGCGCTACGACTGGTACCATCTCGATGGCAGCACGACGATTTACGGTAATGAGATCACGCCAATCATTGGCTACAGAGTAACGCCACCCTCCTGCTTTCCATCACCGCCATTTCCCCCGAACACTGGCTGCCGTCCAGGAACCAGAACGCCGATCTACGGCACCCCGTACTACGAGCGCTTTAATGTGGACGTTGACAAGTCTGGCGGCGCGCTGCTGCCGACAATGACCGTCGCAGTGAAGCCCGTTGATTGGCTTCAGCCGTTCGTCAAATACTCGAAGAGCTACCGGCCGCCGACTATCATGGAGTCGTTTCTCAACGGCGGGCACGGTGGACCCAGCATCAATGGCTATGCGCCGAATCCGTACCTCAGGCCGGAGCGTGGCGACACCTACGAGCTCGGCTCGAACATCCTTCGCAATGGAATATTTTCGGAGCGCGACACCTTCCGCTTCAAGATTGTCGGCTTCTATCGTGAGATCACGGACTATATCAGTTTCGGCTACATCTATAACTCGACGGCCCAGCGCCAGTACGACTCATATGTGAATCTCGACGGCGTGACGCGCATGAAGGGCCTCGAGATCGAGGGCAATTACGATGCCCGGGTCGTCTATATTGGAGGCACGCTGACGCGCATCGACACCGAATTGGCCGACAGCTTTACCTCGCCTGCGGGAAGAAGCATCCCGATCAACAGCGGCAGGGGCGCCGCCGTGATCTTCGAACAACCGAAGCTGCGGGTCACACTTGATGCGGGTGTGCGCCTGTTCGATGAACAACTGACGTTGGGCGGCCGCATCACCGACGTCTCGAAGACGGAACCGGTGCTGGGCTCCCTCCGTACCGGCTACGAGATGGCTGGCTACCGGGTTTACGACATCTACGGATCCTATGCCTTCAATCCGATGACGAAGCTGCGCTTTGCGGTCACCAATCTCACGGACGTTGCTTACGCTCCAGCCCTTGGCGCCAACTTCTTCGCCGCGCCCGGACGAACGGCAACCATATCGCTCAATTACAAATTCTAGGAATTCCACGGTTGCAGGCTGTGGACGCGAGGTTCGTCCTGGGGCGAACAGATGAAACAGGCAAAAGGGAACAAGAAATGACACTGTTGATTGAGCTGACCGCAGCGAGCAGCGATCTTCCATCCTACCTGGCGGCCTACGACGCGAACTTTTCCTACAACGGCAACGGCTGGTTCTCCCGGTCCTTCTCTACCGGCCAGGATCAGTGGTCCGCCGGTGTCGATACCGAAGGCGTCGACAACAACATTCCCTCGGTTATCATGGAGATCGACGACTACAGCTATTCGCCGGGCCTGTTCAGCGGCGATGTCACTTCGCTCACGCTCGGTCGAAACCTCGAATATGATGCAGGCCAGGATCTGTGGGTGCAGGATGAAGAGCTCATCATCACCAACGAGAGCGGCTACATGCCGGATACTACCACGTTCGCCTATGCGATCTACAGCCTGTCGCACGGCGGAGCCGTTGACGGTCTGGGGACCTTCCCAGGTCTGACGGATTACTTTGCTGAGCAAGGTACGATCCAGGTCGGAAATCTCGGACTCAACGACACGCTTCTCGGCTTCGGCGGAGAGGATACTTTCGTGTTTCAGGACGGGTCCGCTTTCGACACAGTCAATAGCTTCGATCTTGCCCTGGATATCCTCGACGTCTCGGCGTGGGGTGCAACGGGATTGGGTGACCTGTTCATTACCACGGTCGGGGCTGACACCTTCGTCAGCAGCTCCGATTTCACGGACGGTATAGCGATTACCGGCGTAACGGGTCTGACGGCTGC encodes:
- a CDS encoding sigma-70 family RNA polymerase sigma factor; translation: MKGSDSRSVIFLAHRAALIEYATPILGSRETAEDIVQEAFLKFVPPRPAADAPEQPAAYLYRIVRNLSLDLLRRKKLESRDPLDETSYWAMPRPEASPEQSALLRDDIRQIAAMLAEMPTETRIAVEMHRFGGHKLQDIAAHLGLSVATVHRMIHTALVDIAKRTGREQT
- a CDS encoding FecR family protein, with protein sequence MDEAADWLLRLREAAGDPRVRDDFSAWISRSSEHHAAWHRVRESWHLLGEGKPVYEHVWRPRPLQAPSIGVGKGPRVRPGNHSRVTRRRWQWAATTSAIGLAACLLVVVVPSLLLRLEADHLTTTAQSRLVTLEDGTTVYLAADSAIKTDFSANRRQVRLLAGEAFFDVIRNPGRPFVVDASGVKVEVTGTAFDVRLSSSATQVELARGAVGVSFDAAQRGSLARLAPGQMLVVDRKSGAMTKSDIAPEDIGAWREGRLFVNDATIGAVVEQIQRYHTAWIAVPDVTLAQQTVTGLYDLRDPDRALRALVQPYGGKIREVSRFARIVSRL
- a CDS encoding TonB-dependent receptor, whose translation is MCVSKATIFNEINERAANVVHIACLLAAIVAADGASRAFAQASPGSGLVQVQGDDAAAPRNFNIPAQPLGLALNVFGRQSGLQVTLSAATSRGLTSNAVNGSFTPEQALSLMLQNTGVAFRVTADRTAVIGATTSPATEVYVPGATQLDPLVISGGRNAISGAGYQGTPDWVYETPAAVSVISREAIENSPTRNARDLLDNVAGVYANRSEAQNPGISVNIRGLQDQDRIATMIDGARQSFQRSAHGATQRTYVDTAFIRAVDIEKSTTSGVGSAGALGGSVNFRTLLAEDLIAPGKQYGGQVNLTTGTNQFNFDGSTAAAVRLSDRFSVLGGISYKNIGAYDVGKNGTINSAATYAGDVLLFSGQEVRSSILKTEAQVTEDVKLTLGWVRNDSRFNTGNYDFAGSQGNLQKATEDVVNNTYTSALDWKPGSELIDLKARFYYNNIRNNKVEEGSVLSAGPSNYVMGTLGGSVENTSRFDTAVGALALNYGMEAFSDDGKTVLTRGYVANGIDYSNTLSGGTPSGKRDIVSGFGSAKYTPTDWLTVSGGLRYDWYHLDGSTTIYGNEITPIIGYRVTPPSCFPSPPFPPNTGCRPGTRTPIYGTPYYERFNVDVDKSGGALLPTMTVAVKPVDWLQPFVKYSKSYRPPTIMESFLNGGHGGPSINGYAPNPYLRPERGDTYELGSNILRNGIFSERDTFRFKIVGFYREITDYISFGYIYNSTAQRQYDSYVNLDGVTRMKGLEIEGNYDARVVYIGGTLTRIDTELADSFTSPAGRSIPINSGRGAAVIFEQPKLRVTLDAGVRLFDEQLTLGGRITDVSKTEPVLGSLRTGYEMAGYRVYDIYGSYAFNPMTKLRFAVTNLTDVAYAPALGANFFAAPGRTATISLNYKF